The following is a genomic window from Bacillota bacterium.
TGCCGGGCAGCTCCGCCTCCCGCCGCTTCAGGAGCCTGGCCGCTCCTAGCAGCATGGCCGTGTGTGCGTCGTGACCGCAGGCGTGCATTTTGCCCGGCACCCGGCTGCGGTACGGGACGTCGGCTTCCTCTTCAATGGGCAAGGCGTCCATGTCCGCCCGCAGCGCCACGCAGGGGCCTCGACCCGTGCCGATGAGCGCCACTACGCCCGTTTTCGCTACGGGATAGCGGTACGGAATTCCCAGTTCGTCCAGGCACCGCCGCACGAGAGCGCTCGTTTCCACTTCCTCGTAGGCCAGCTCGGGATGCTGGTGAATTGTGCGGCGAACGGAGACCAGCCAATCCTGGATTTGCCTTGCCTCCGCCAGAAGCTCTTTCACCGCTCTCCGGCCCTCCCCGCCCCGAAGGCCGCCCCAGAGGGCGGCGAGAAACGTCGCAACTTCGTCCGCAGCCGCCCCTGAGAGCGGCCGCCATACACCGCGTCTCAACAGCACGCAGAGCGCCGGCGACAAGTGCGTTGCCGGCGGCGTCAGCCACACGTCGATCCTTGCGTCGCGTTTTGCCGGAGGCGAGTGAACCGCGCAACGAGATCCGCGATGGTGATCCGGTTCAAGAACTCGACGACTCGCTCCTCGGCCTGCTCCAGGATGTCTTTCAGCACCGCGTCCAGCAGCTCGGCCTGCGGGCCGCAGGAGGATTCGCCGCCTTCTTCCCCTGCATCCGCCGAAGCCGCACGGACGACAGCGTACACTTCGCCCAGCGTAATCCGGTCGGCCGGCCGCGCCAAGGCGTAGCCGCCCACGCGCCCCTCTCTCGACGCGACGATGCCCGCTTGTACCAGCGGGCTCATGATGCGCCGCAAGAACGTAGCATGCGCTTGCACTTGCGACGCGATCTCAGAGCTTGGGCACACGCCTTCGCTGGTCGCCAGCCAGACGAGGCTCTGGACGGCGACGACAAACCGCGTCGGAGCGATGCCGCCGACCCGGTACAGAGTGCTCACGTCATGCTTCCCCCTCCCTGCAGTCTACCCGATCCGGCTGCCGTCCAGCAAGTCGTGGTCCCCTCCCCAACGCGGGCTCGGGAGCGCAGGGCGACCTTCTCGCTGCGCCCTGGCTGCGGCCTCCAACAGGCCAAATAGATGCCCGGGTACGGTATCTTGTGGCCGAAGTGCGAACGCGACCGGTTGATGCACTTTGGTTGCGTGAACAGGATGATTCTCGGGCCGTTGGGCTGGCAAGGAAAACAAGACTCCAGGAAACCCGTTTCCGGAGGACATTCCTATTCAGTGGGAACGGAGGGACTCCCGATCCCGGTCCTCACGATGTCAAGGCCGGACAGGCACTTCCGCAACCGCCGCACACGTTGGTCCCCGAAAAAAGGCTTGTGGGCAGTCTTGGACGTGGAAAACAGAAGAACGCCCTCCGGAAAGTGGCTTCCGGAGGGCGTTTTCCGTTTGGTGGGGACGGAGGGACTCGAACCCCCGGCCTTCACGATGTCAACGTGACGATCTAACCAGCTGATCTACGTCCCCGTGAACCTGGAGGCGCAGGGCGGACTCGAACCGCCGAATAGGAGTTTTGCAGACTCCCGCCTTAGCCCCTTGGCTACTGCGCCTAGCGAAACTTATTTTACCACGTTGCGCCTGACCTTGCAAGCGGCAGGCGCAGCGAAACGCGTGTCGATCGCTGCCGATCGACACGAAAAGCCGGAGTCGACGTTGCGCCGACTCCGGCGGTCCTGGAGCGGAAGACGGGACTCGAACCCGCGACCTTCGCCATGGCAAGGCGACGTTCTACCACTGAACTACTTCCGCTCGACTCAATTCGTATTATGCCACGGACCCCTCACCGTGTCAACATCCTGGTCGCGGATCTTACTCGTCCGAACGTTGCGACAAAAGCCGTCCGGACCATCGGCCGACCTGGACAAAGTGACCAAACACAAAGGGGAGCGGACTTGGTGCCCGCTCCCCTGCGCCCGCTCTTCGCGTTCTAGGCGGGTTACTCCTCCACGATGATAATGCGGCCCTCCACCTGCGGGGCCACCACCGGGTTCTCCTCCAAGTAGGCGGCCACCACGTCGCGCAGGAAGTAACCGTCGCCGCGCTCAGAGCCATGGAAGAACGGCGCGCCGACCATCATCGTATAAGAGTCGCCGCCGGCGGCCATGAAGTCATTGGTCGCCACGCGGTACACCTTGTTCGGATCCAGCGGCTCTCCGTTGACCGTGACCGACACGATGCGCTGACCCACCGGCTTGTTCGGGTTGAACGTGAACGTCAGACCCGACACCTGCGGGAAGCCGCCCCACTCGGCAGGCCAGTTGCTCACGCCGTGCTCTAGAGCCGCCAGCAACTGCGCGCCGGTCAGCTCGATGCCGGCCAGCGTGTTGTCGAAAGGCAGCACCGTGTACACGTCGCCCAGCGTGATCGGACCGGCCGGGATGGACGCCCGGATGCCGCCGCCGTTCTGAATGGCGACGTCGGCGTCGATGGTGATGCGCATGATGTCGGCAATCAGGTTGCCCAGGTTCGTCTCACGCGTGCGGACGGCGCTGCGCTCGCCGTTCAGATCCACCAGCGTCTCGCCGATGACCGTGCCCAGCTTCTCGGTAAGCTGCACCTGCCAGCCGGCCAGCACGTCGGCGATCTCCTGGCTGATGGGCATATCGGCCGTCGTCGGGATCAAGCGGCCTTCGTAGTCGATGATCTTGCCGTCCTCGACCACCAGCTTCAGGAAGCCCAAGTACTTCCCATACTCGTTGGCCTGGACGATAATCGTGTCGCCCACGACCACGGGCTCATCCAGCTTGGTGTGCGAGTGGCCGCCCACGATGACGTCGATGCCGGGAACCGCCTTCGCCAGCAACACGTCATCCTCGTAGCCCAGGTGGCTCAGGACGACCACGAGGTCCGCCTGCTCACGCAGCTGCGGCACCAGCTCCGCGGCCACCGCCAGGGCGTCCTCGAAATGCAGCGCCACCACATTCTTCGGGTGCGTCGTAACCGGCGTGCTCATGGGGCTGAAGCCGATGACCGCGATGCGCACGCCGTCGAGCTCGAAGAACGTGTACGGCGGAAGGAACGGTTCGCCCGTGTCCTTGAAGAACACGTTGGCCGCCAGGATGGGGAACTCGGCCTCCTGAGCCCGCAGCAGCAGCACGTCGTGCCCGTAGTTGTAGTCGTGGTTGCCGGGCGCCATGACGTCGAGACCCGCCTTGTTCAGCGCGTCCACGACGGAAGCGCCGTAGAACAAGTTGGCCACCGTCGTGCCGTGCGTCGTGTCGCCGGCGTCAAGCCACAGCACGCGACCCGGGTACAGGCCGCGGATGACGTTCACCATCCCTGCCAGCCGCGCGATGCCGCCCCGCGGCCCTCCTTCGAAGTCGAAGGCTTCCATGCGGGCGTGGAAGTCGTTCGTGTGCACGAAGACGATTTCCGTCGCAGCCGCCGCGCTCACCGACGCCGTGAGCAGCGTCAGGACCAGCAGCAGGACGACAAGAAGACTCCGATGGCGTTGCAAGGGTCTCTCCTCCTTCGACCGAATTGCTCGCGAGCCGCTCGCGCTCGCACGGATCAAGTTCCTCTCGCCTGGGTATTTCTCCTTCCACATCAAATACGTTCCAATTCAGCGCCGAGAGGGCGTTACCGGGCGTCCGGGGCCCGCGCACCGGGGCACGGGCGTTTGCGTCATCACTGGATCGCTTGGCTGTTCCATCGCTTGAGGAAAAAGGCACCGAAAAAAAGAAAAAGGGAAAAGACACAGAAAAAGCAAGGAGGCCCTGCGGATTCCCGAAGGGCCTCCTTGATCTGCCTGGCGGGAGCGACGGGACTCGAACCCGCGATCTCCGGCGTGACAGGCCGGCGTGTTAACCGCTACACCACGCCCCCGGATGCGCCGCCGCAGCGGCGGCGCACCTGTCACCTTAGCACAGAAAGACCGGCCGTGTCAACCGGCGCCGAGCCGTCCCCGCCCCGGTGCGTGCCCAGCAGCAGCCGTAAGCTGTTGAAAACGACCAGCACGGTGCTGCCTTCGTGCCCGACGACGCCCAGCGCGAGCGCCAACCCCCGCGCGAGTACCAGCGCCGCCAGCACCGCAATGACACCAAGCGAGAAGGCCAAGTTCTGAGAAATGACGGCCTTCGTGCGCCGGCTGAGGGCGATGGCATGGCTGAGCTTGCCGAAATCGT
Proteins encoded in this region:
- a CDS encoding Rrf2 family transcriptional regulator; translation: MSTLYRVGGIAPTRFVVAVQSLVWLATSEGVCPSSEIASQVQAHATFLRRIMSPLVQAGIVASREGRVGGYALARPADRITLGEVYAVVRAASADAGEEGGESSCGPQAELLDAVLKDILEQAEERVVEFLNRITIADLVARFTRLRQNATQGSTCG
- a CDS encoding multifunctional 2',3'-cyclic-nucleotide 2'-phosphodiesterase/5'-nucleotidase/3'-nucleotidase, with protein sequence MWKEKYPGERNLIRASASGSRAIRSKEERPLQRHRSLLVVLLLVLTLLTASVSAAAATEIVFVHTNDFHARMEAFDFEGGPRGGIARLAGMVNVIRGLYPGRVLWLDAGDTTHGTTVANLFYGASVVDALNKAGLDVMAPGNHDYNYGHDVLLLRAQEAEFPILAANVFFKDTGEPFLPPYTFFELDGVRIAVIGFSPMSTPVTTHPKNVVALHFEDALAVAAELVPQLREQADLVVVLSHLGYEDDVLLAKAVPGIDVIVGGHSHTKLDEPVVVGDTIIVQANEYGKYLGFLKLVVEDGKIIDYEGRLIPTTADMPISQEIADVLAGWQVQLTEKLGTVIGETLVDLNGERSAVRTRETNLGNLIADIMRITIDADVAIQNGGGIRASIPAGPITLGDVYTVLPFDNTLAGIELTGAQLLAALEHGVSNWPAEWGGFPQVSGLTFTFNPNKPVGQRIVSVTVNGEPLDPNKVYRVATNDFMAAGGDSYTMMVGAPFFHGSERGDGYFLRDVVAAYLEENPVVAPQVEGRIIIVEE